From a single Gimesia fumaroli genomic region:
- a CDS encoding quinol:cytochrome C oxidoreductase encodes MQTSPDTNKKITVQTLAELGPLPMKVALGCAVLLPVAFVLGWFSENGMEKFAFSYLQSTFFFLSISLGALFFVMIQQLTRAGWSVVLRRLSEFISMGVIPLAVLVLPIVLVTLAGNDILFKWANPENVADDHLLQAKAPYLNSGFFAIRYLIYFGSWIFLARFFLNKSVAQDANGDPELTLLMERRSGPALLLFAFTLTFAAFDFIMSLDAHWFSTIFGVYYFAAGLVGFFSFLAISLVYLRSKGLLQEPVTVEHLHDVGKLLFAFNCFWAYIAISQYLLIWYSNIPEETVFFLHRQKHGWGIISLILVIGHFAIPFVFFMSRWMKRNPKTLFFWAVYLLVMNWIDIFWLVMPNAESGGESLSVSFGMILVNVCCTIGVGGIYVAGLLKFAGQTSVMPVRDPRLEESLEFHNI; translated from the coding sequence ATGCAAACTTCACCCGACACAAATAAAAAGATTACCGTTCAAACACTGGCTGAACTGGGGCCGCTCCCAATGAAAGTGGCGCTGGGCTGTGCCGTCCTGCTGCCGGTGGCCTTTGTGTTAGGGTGGTTCAGCGAAAACGGGATGGAAAAGTTTGCCTTCTCTTATCTGCAGAGTACGTTCTTCTTTTTGAGCATCTCACTGGGCGCACTGTTCTTTGTGATGATTCAACAACTGACGCGTGCCGGCTGGAGTGTTGTTTTACGACGGTTATCTGAGTTTATTTCGATGGGTGTCATCCCCTTGGCCGTACTGGTACTGCCAATCGTGCTCGTGACACTGGCTGGCAATGATATTTTGTTTAAATGGGCCAACCCTGAGAATGTGGCAGACGATCATTTGCTGCAGGCAAAAGCGCCTTACCTGAACAGCGGCTTTTTTGCAATCCGTTATTTGATCTACTTTGGGTCCTGGATCTTCCTGGCCCGGTTCTTCCTGAATAAATCGGTCGCTCAAGACGCAAACGGCGATCCCGAATTGACACTGTTAATGGAACGACGTAGTGGTCCGGCACTGTTACTCTTTGCCTTCACTTTAACGTTTGCTGCTTTTGACTTTATCATGTCGCTGGACGCACACTGGTTTAGTACGATTTTCGGTGTCTACTATTTTGCCGCAGGTCTGGTGGGCTTCTTCAGTTTTCTGGCGATCAGTCTGGTTTATCTGCGAAGCAAAGGTCTGCTGCAGGAACCGGTGACCGTAGAACATTTACACGATGTAGGTAAGCTGTTGTTTGCGTTCAATTGTTTCTGGGCTTACATCGCTATTTCGCAGTATCTGTTAATCTGGTATTCCAATATTCCAGAAGAAACAGTCTTCTTCCTACATCGTCAGAAGCATGGCTGGGGAATCATTTCCCTGATTCTGGTGATTGGTCACTTTGCGATTCCATTTGTATTCTTTATGTCACGCTGGATGAAGCGGAACCCCAAGACGTTGTTTTTCTGGGCCGTTTATTTACTGGTGATGAACTGGATCGATATTTTCTGGCTGGTAATGCCAAACGCCGAATCTGGAGGCGAGTCTCTAAGTGTCTCATTTGGAATGATCCTGGTGAATGTCTGTTGCACGATCGGGGTTGGCGGGATTTATGTCGCTGGTTTACTGAAATTTGCCGGTCAGACATCAGTTATGCCGGTCAGAGATCCACGACTGGAAGAATCACTCGAGTTTCACAATATTTAA
- a CDS encoding quinol:electron acceptor oxidoreductase subunit ActD: MATTIEHPEKTIAEPQLLGFLAEFDNPHALIDASKKVRDAGYQKWDTHTPFPLHGIDNAMGIKWTILPWIVACCGLMGGTIAIGMQWYMNAYDYPFLISGKPLFSIPACIPIVFELSVLLAAFGAFFGMLGLNQLPKLYNPLFKSEAFRRATNDRFFISMDAKDAKFSEIDTGEFLKSLNPTNVEEFWSDVESPKLPRNLKLALSIVGVLMIMPPALVAYKRSTTTNTPRVHIVPDMDFQPSLKAQNTTDVFSDGREIRPNIKGTIPRGQFKDDNIPFYYGLKYLPEDQDVVTIAVQDEKKADAKPAEDKKAAAEKAPATKPAAADPAAAAAAAAKKLDELPWVTEFPMPVTAKMMARGKERYRIYCSACHGLGGEGDGLVTLRAMDLQQGTWVKPASYHTDNVRKLPVGRLYHTITNGVRKMPAYGPQIPPEDRWSIVLYLKALQKSHQIDANTISEEEKRKLRDTK, encoded by the coding sequence ATGGCGACGACAATCGAACATCCAGAAAAAACAATAGCAGAGCCCCAGTTACTCGGGTTCCTTGCCGAGTTCGATAATCCTCATGCATTGATTGATGCATCGAAGAAAGTCCGCGATGCCGGCTACCAAAAATGGGATACTCACACGCCTTTCCCGTTACACGGGATTGATAATGCAATGGGGATCAAGTGGACGATTCTGCCTTGGATCGTTGCTTGCTGCGGACTGATGGGGGGCACAATTGCCATCGGTATGCAATGGTATATGAACGCATACGATTACCCATTTCTGATTAGTGGCAAGCCGCTGTTTAGTATTCCCGCCTGTATTCCGATTGTATTCGAACTATCTGTATTATTAGCCGCTTTTGGTGCCTTTTTCGGGATGCTGGGACTGAATCAGTTGCCGAAATTATACAACCCTTTGTTTAAATCTGAGGCGTTTCGGCGTGCCACGAACGACCGCTTCTTCATCAGTATGGACGCGAAAGACGCAAAGTTCTCCGAAATCGATACTGGTGAATTTTTGAAGTCGTTAAATCCGACGAATGTAGAAGAATTCTGGTCAGATGTTGAATCTCCCAAGCTGCCGCGAAATCTGAAATTAGCTCTGAGTATTGTGGGAGTGTTGATGATCATGCCTCCTGCTCTGGTAGCGTATAAGCGTTCGACAACGACGAATACACCCCGAGTTCACATCGTTCCTGATATGGATTTCCAGCCAAGCTTGAAAGCGCAGAATACAACAGATGTGTTCTCCGATGGTCGTGAAATTCGACCGAATATTAAAGGTACAATTCCTCGTGGTCAGTTTAAAGACGACAACATCCCTTTCTACTATGGGTTGAAATATCTCCCTGAAGATCAGGACGTTGTCACGATCGCGGTACAGGATGAAAAGAAAGCGGACGCTAAACCAGCAGAAGATAAGAAAGCAGCCGCTGAAAAAGCACCAGCCACCAAGCCGGCTGCCGCGGACCCGGCTGCCGCCGCCGCCGCTGCCGCGAAAAAACTTGATGAGCTTCCCTGGGTTACTGAATTTCCCATGCCTGTGACAGCAAAAATGATGGCCCGCGGAAAAGAGCGTTACCGGATTTATTGTTCCGCCTGCCATGGTCTTGGTGGTGAAGGTGATGGGCTGGTCACCTTAAGAGCTATGGACCTGCAGCAAGGAACCTGGGTCAAACCAGCTTCTTATCACACTGATAACGTGCGTAAGCTTCCCGTTGGCCGTCTGTATCACACAATCACGAATGGGGTTCGCAAGATGCCCGCATATGGACCACAAATTCCACCAGAAGATCGCTGGTCTATTGTGTTGTATCTGAAAGCACTCCAGAAGAGTCACCAGATTGATGCGAATACGATTTCCGAAGAAGAAAAACGAAAACTTCGGGACACTAAATAA